Genomic window (Helicobacter pylori):
ACAGATTTTACGCCTGATCTCTTCATCAAAAATCTCCGCTCCCCCACCAGGCATGGAATCCACCCCAGCTTTGAGCATGTCTTCTAGCACCAATTCAAAAGGTTTGTTGAATTTAGCGCTTAAAAAATGCACTTCTGCAGCGGTCATGGCCTTTAAATGCAAATTAGGCATTTCTTGCTTAATGGTTTCAAACACCTTTAAATACCATTCATAAGAGTAATTAGGGTTATGAGCGCTCACGATATGGACTTCTTTAATCCCCTTATTGTAGGAATTTTTAACCTTTTCTAGGATTTCTTCTAAGCTCATTTCATAAGGGTTAGGGTTTTTTCTGTGGGCTGAAAAAGCGCAAAATTTGCAAGCGTCCGCGCAAATATTGCTAGGGTTTAAATGCCTATTGACATTAAAATACACGATTTTTTGGTGCATGTTCTGGCGCATGCGATCCGCTACTTCCCCTAGCGTGTATAAATCATAATCATAAAGCCTCACTAATTCCTTACTTTCAGTCACTTGATTGTCTAATACTTTTTCTAAAAAGTCCATGGTTGAATTGCCCTTTCGTTTTAAAAATAAACATTGTAGCATTTTTAGATTTAAGAATGCTTTTTATACATTAATTATATAATAATACCCCCCCTTTAACCCCCTAATTGGTGCCAACCCCTTTTTTACCTAATTCTCATTAAAAGGATTTTTATGATAAATCTAAGCTCTGTCAAGCCATTAGCTGGCCATTAGCTGGTGTTCTTTCTCATTTTTGTAAGTTTTTAAAAATTTTCATACTCTTGTTTACTTTTTCATTATCATTTATGCTATAATTATGGGACAACTTAAACCAACACAAAGGAGATACTATGTTATCAAAAGACATCATTAAGTTGCTAAACGAACAAGTGAATAAGGAAATGAACTCTTCCAACTTGTATATGAGCATGAGTTCTTGGTGCTATACCCATAGCTTAGATGGCGCGGGGCTTTTCTTATTTGACCATGCGGCTGAAGAATACGAGCATGCTAAAAAGCTTATCGTCTTCTTGAATGAAAACAATGTGCCTGTGCAATTGACTAGCATCAGTGCGCCTGAGCATAAGTTTGAAAGTTTGACTCAAATTTTCCAAAAAGCCTATGAACATGAGCAACACATCAGCGAGTCTATTAACAATATCGTTGATCACGCCATAAAAAACAAAGATCATGCGACTTTCAATTTCTTGCAATGGTATGTGTCTGAACAGCATGAAGAAGAGGTGCTTTTCAAGGATATTTTGGATAAAATTGAGTTGATTGGTAATGAAAACCATGGCTTGTATTTGGCTGATCAGTATATCAAAGGGATCGCTAAAAGCAGGAAATCTTAATTTTAGGGTCATTGAGTGCAAAAACTAGCCGTTTTTGATTTTGACTCCACGCTAGTCAATGCTGAGACGATTGAGTCTTTAGCGAAAGCGTGGGGGGTTTTTGATGAAGTGAGAAAAATCACTTCACAAGCCATGAATGGCGAAACAGACTTTCATAAAAGTCTTATTTTAAGGGTTTCTAAACTCAAAAACATGCCCTTAAAACTAGCCAAAGAAGTTTGTGAAAGTCTGCCTTTATTTGAAGGAGCGCTTGAGCTTGTTAGCGCCTTAAAAGAGAAAAATTACAAGGTGGTTTGCTTCAGCGGAGGCTTTGATCTAGCGACGAATTATTACAGGGATTTATTAAATTTAGATGCGGCTTTCAGTAACACGCTGATGGTGGAAAATGGC
Coding sequences:
- the serB gene encoding phosphoserine phosphatase SerB; its protein translation is MQKLAVFDFDSTLVNAETIESLAKAWGVFDEVRKITSQAMNGETDFHKSLILRVSKLKNMPLKLAKEVCESLPLFEGALELVSALKEKNYKVVCFSGGFDLATNYYRDLLNLDAAFSNTLMVENGALNGLVTGHMMFSHSKGEMLLSLQRLLNISKTRTLVVGDGANDLSMFKHAHIKIAFNAKEILKQHATHCINEPDLALIKPLI
- a CDS encoding ferritin, whose amino-acid sequence is MLSKDIIKLLNEQVNKEMNSSNLYMSMSSWCYTHSLDGAGLFLFDHAAEEYEHAKKLIVFLNENNVPVQLTSISAPEHKFESLTQIFQKAYEHEQHISESINNIVDHAIKNKDHATFNFLQWYVSEQHEEEVLFKDILDKIELIGNENHGLYLADQYIKGIAKSRKS
- the mqnE gene encoding aminofutalosine synthase MqnE, with product MDFLEKVLDNQVTESKELVRLYDYDLYTLGEVADRMRQNMHQKIVYFNVNRHLNPSNICADACKFCAFSAHRKNPNPYEMSLEEILEKVKNSYNKGIKEVHIVSAHNPNYSYEWYLKVFETIKQEMPNLHLKAMTAAEVHFLSAKFNKPFELVLEDMLKAGVDSMPGGGAEIFDEEIRRKICNGKVGSSRWLEIHAYWHKLGKMSNATMLFGHIENKIHRIDHMLRIKKIQSPKDKVENKEGGFNAFIPLLYQKENNYLKVEKSPSAIEILKTIAISRILLNNIPHIKAYWATLGLNLALVAQEFGANDLDGTIEIESIQSAAGAKSRHGLEKEDLIFKIKDAGFVAVERDSLYNFIQKF